The following are encoded in a window of Alosa sapidissima isolate fAloSap1 chromosome 12, fAloSap1.pri, whole genome shotgun sequence genomic DNA:
- the mafaa gene encoding transcription factor MafAa, with translation MATDLAMSAELPNSPLAIEYVNDFDLMKFEVKKEPPEAERYCHRLPPGSLSSTPLSTPCSSVPSSPSFGAPSPGAPPGHNLANGVNNNNNSNNNNPTAGGKGQLEDLYWIPNYQHHINPEALNLTPEDAVEALIGNAHHHHHHHAPYEGFRGPQYAGEDLSATANGHHHPAHHHHHHHSHHSHARLEDRFSDEQLVSMTVRELNRQLRGFSKEEVIRLKQKRRTLKNRGYAQSCRFKRVQQRHMLESEKCTLQNQVEQLKQEVARLVKERDLYKEKYEKLASRTFSGNGNREASNGSHGKGSNEFFMS, from the coding sequence ATGGCCACCGATCTCGCCATGAGCGCGGAGCTACCAAACAGTCCCCTGGCTATCGAGTATGTCAACGATTTCGACCTGATGAAGTTCGAGGTGAAGAAGGAGCCGCCCGAAGCCGAGCGCTACTGCCACCGCCTCCCGCCGGGCTCACTGTCCTCTACCCCCCTAAGCACGCCGTGTTCCTCCGTGCCCTCCTCCCCCAGCTTTGGCGCACCTAGCCCTGGTGCGCCTCCGGGACACAACTTGGCTAACggtgtcaacaacaacaacaacagcaacaacaacaatccGACCGCCGGCGGGAAAGGGCAGCTGGAAGATCTTTATTGGATTCCCAATTACCAGCATCATATCAATCCCGAAGCCTTGAATCTCACGCCGGAGGACGCGGTGGAGGCGCTGATTGGAAATGcgcatcaccatcaccatcaccacgcACCATATGAGGGCTTCCGCGGGCCACAGTACGCTGGGGAGGATCTCTCCGCCACCGCAAACGGCCACCACCACCCggcccatcaccatcaccaccaccacagccaccaCTCTCACGCGCGCCTGGAGGACCGCTTTTCCGACGAGCAGCTGGTCAGCATGACTGTACGCGAGCTCAACAGACAGCTGCGGGGATTCAGCAAGGAGGAGGTGATTCGCCTCAAGCAGAAGCGGCGGACCTTGAAGAACCGGGGCTACGCACAATCATGCCGGTTCAAACGCGTGCAACAGCGGCACATGTTGGAGAGCGAGAAGTGCACACTCCAGAATCAGGTGGAGCAGCTCAAACAAGAGGTCGCGCGCCTTGTCAAAGAACGGGACCTGTACAAGGAAAAGTACGAGAAGCTCGCGAGCCGAACCTTCAGCGGCAACGGTAACAGAGAGGCGTCAAACGGAAGTCATGGGAAAGGATCCAATGAGTTTTTCATGTCTTAG